The nucleotide window TCAGGCGTGGGCAAGGTGGTCTGGGCCTGCTTGAGGAGCTGGGACTGGCGATAGGTGTAGCTGATGCGGTGGATGACGGTGAAGGTGGAGATCACGGCGATCACCCACAGCACCGGCGCCATACGGTTGAACAGCGCCCCGATCAGCACCAGCACGATGCGCTCCGGGCGCTCCATGAACCCCACCTTGCAGCTCCCGATCAGCGTTTCGGCGCGGGCCCGGGCGTAGCTGACCATGACCGAGCTGGTCATCACGAAGGCCACCAGCACCACATAGAAAAAGCGGTTGGCGCGGGCGTAGTACACCAGCAGTCCGAAGAACAGGGCCACGTCACTGTAGCGGTCGATGACGGAATCGAAAAAGCCGCCGAAGGCGGTCACCTGTCCGGTGGCGCGGGCGACCCGCCCGTCCACCATGTCGAAGATGCCGGCGGCGATGATCACCAGGCCGGCATAGAAGAAAAGGCGCTGGGTGTTCTCGCCGGTGGCGTAGCCGAACAGCACCGCGGCGATGATGTTGATGACCAGGCCGATGAAGGTGAGGTAATTGGGATTGATGCGGGTGAGGGCGAGGCCGTGCACGATGCCGTAGAGCAGCACGCGGCAGGCCCGTCCGAATGATCCCGTCCAGCTCATCAAGCCTCGTCGTGGATGGTGCTCAGTTTCAGGACCTCGAGTTCGCGCTTCCCGTTGGGCGTGACCACTACCGTGGTATCGCCTTCTTTCTTCCCCAGCAGCGCCCGCCCGATGGGCGAGGTGGTGGAGATGAGTCCTTTGGTGACGTCGGATTCCTCGCTGGTCACCAGTTTGTACTCGATCTTCTCGTCCTTGGCGGCGTCGTAGACCGTGACCGTGGAACCGAAGGCGACCTTGTCCTTGGGGATGTTGGCCAGGTTCACCAGGGACAGGTCGGCCATGCGCTTCTTGAGCTGGCCCAGGCGGGCGCGCACGAATTCCTGACGCTGCTTGGCCATGTGGTACTCGGCGTTCTCGCTGAGGTCCCCCATGGCGATGGCTTTCTTCAGCTCTTTGGGGAGCTCGTGGTTGAGCTCGTGCTCCAGCGTCTGGATCTCGTCTTCCAGCTTCCTCTTGATGTGCTCCGGCATACAACCTAGCCCGCCCGGTCCCAGTGGGGTCGCTTCCCGGCCCGACAGGCGGTAACAGGGAATATACGGGGGCCTCGGCCCACGAACGGTATCAGGGGATTATAGCGCCCGGGAGGCCAAACTGGGCCGTGGTCGCCTCCGCGCTGTGCAAAAATCGGCTAAATCTCAGGCGGACAGCGAGTTGGGTCGTGCCACGAAGTTGACGGGGAGGGCCGCCTATCCTATAATGAGGCGTGTACTTCACGTTTCCCCGTATTCCCCCTCTTTACGGGTGCCCCGCATGAACGGCGATCCGAATTTCCGCGTAGGTGACAAAGTCGTTTACCCCAACCACGGCGTAGGAGTTATCGAACAGATCAGCAGCCGGACTGTCGGCGCGACGGTCGAGCGATACTACATGCTGAACATCAAGTCCAGCAGCCTGAAGGTGATGGTGCCGTTCCACAACGTGGCCAGCGTCGGCCTGCGGCGCGTGGTCAGGAACGGCGACGTGCAGAAGATCCTCGATCACCTGACCACCGGTAAGTGCGACAACCATAACGACTGGAAATACCGCTTCAAGGAAAACTCGGAGAAGATGCGCACCGGCTGCTTGATGGATGTGGCGGAGGTGCTGAAGAGCCTGCTGCTGCTCAACCAGTCCAAGCCGCTCTCCTTCCGCGAAAAGAAGATGCTGGAGCGCGCCCGCTACCTGCTGGTCAGCGAACTGGCCCTGGCCC belongs to Terriglobales bacterium and includes:
- the greA gene encoding transcription elongation factor GreA, whose protein sequence is MPEHIKRKLEDEIQTLEHELNHELPKELKKAIAMGDLSENAEYHMAKQRQEFVRARLGQLKKRMADLSLVNLANIPKDKVAFGSTVTVYDAAKDEKIEYKLVTSEESDVTKGLISTTSPIGRALLGKKEGDTTVVVTPNGKRELEVLKLSTIHDEA
- a CDS encoding CDP-alcohol phosphatidyltransferase family protein → MSWTGSFGRACRVLLYGIVHGLALTRINPNYLTFIGLVINIIAAVLFGYATGENTQRLFFYAGLVIIAAGIFDMVDGRVARATGQVTAFGGFFDSVIDRYSDVALFFGLLVYYARANRFFYVVLVAFVMTSSVMVSYARARAETLIGSCKVGFMERPERIVLVLIGALFNRMAPVLWVIAVISTFTVIHRISYTYRQSQLLKQAQTTLPTPDPALSQQ
- a CDS encoding CarD family transcriptional regulator, whose protein sequence is MNGDPNFRVGDKVVYPNHGVGVIEQISSRTVGATVERYYMLNIKSSSLKVMVPFHNVASVGLRRVVRNGDVQKILDHLTTGKCDNHNDWKYRFKENSEKMRTGCLMDVAEVLKSLLLLNQSKPLSFREKKMLERARYLLVSELALARNVDEPEAEEFLGKALAKCKLKFPEVTAEA